The Helianthus annuus cultivar XRQ/B chromosome 16, HanXRQr2.0-SUNRISE, whole genome shotgun sequence genome includes a window with the following:
- the LOC110914241 gene encoding uncharacterized mitochondrial protein AtMg00810-like: MHSPTNAHFKIALRLLRYLKGSPGNGILLKGGASLDLKAFADSDWGKCVNSRKSVTGFCIFLGNSLISWKSKKQSTISRSSAEAKYRAMCAATCEILWLLNILKELKIDIKLHVSLFCDNTAAISIAANPVFHERTKHFGIDLFF; this comes from the coding sequence ATGCATAGTCCCACTAATGCTCATTTTAAAATTGCTCTGAGACTCTTAAGGTATCTTAAGGGATCTCCTGGAAATGGAATTCTGCTTAAAGGAGGAGCTTCTTTAGATCTTAAAGCCTTTGCGGATTCTGACTGGGGTAAATGCGTTAACTCCAGAAAGTCTGTCACCGGGTTTTGTATTTTCTTAGGAAACTCTCTTATTTCATGGAAAAGCAAAAAACAGTCCACTATATCTAGATCTTCTGCTGAGGCAAAATATCGTGCGATGTGTGCTGCGACATGTGAAATTCTTTGGCTTCTTAACattctaaaagaacttaaaattgaTATTAAACTTCATGTCTCTTTATTTTGTGACAATACAGCAGCTATATCAATTGCCGCTAACCCTGTTTTCCACGAACGTACCAAACATTTTGGGATTGATCTCTTTTTTTAA
- the LOC110914240 gene encoding acidic leucine-rich nuclear phosphoprotein 32-related protein 1-like yields the protein MYVKGKVDYVDYVDYVDKDDFSVHEVSYMLLELGYSEKELIFYHFKVFDEDLNFSLRALGNNSDVIIRIEEICDDGDNDGKTVRSTQQILAKASRRLALEYNVGDSGISQVEDAGTSQVVDAGTSQTEVVLDAGINQGELDQSQVVNHGEENGNGDDDGDGDDEGDSEGSDYVAEGDGAGSENEDENLDSEPADIVEEKDDFDDSDNQVDEDNMISDVVVDMHDFKSYVDHVRDTISRTIIGKITE from the exons ATGTATGTGAAAGGTAAGGTAGACTATGTTGACTATGTTGACTATGTTGACAAGGATGATTTTTCTGTTCATGaagtaagttatatgttgttAGAACTAGGTTACTCAGAAAAGGAGTTGATTTTTTACCATTTCAAAGTATTTGATGAAGATTTGAACTTTAGTTTGAGGGCTTTAGGAAATAACTCTGATGTGATAA TTAGGATAGAGGAAATATGTGATGATGGAGACAATGATGGTAAAACAGTTAGGAGTACACAACAAATACTAGCAAAAGCTTCTAGGAGACTAGCATTAGAGTACAATGTAGGTGATTCTGGAATAAGTCAGGTAGAGGATGCTGGAACAAGTCAGGTAGTGGATGCTGGAACAAGTCAAACTGAGGTGGTATTAGATGCTGGGATTAACCAAGGTGAATTAGATCAAAGTCAAGTAGTGAATCATGGTGAGGAAAATGGTAATGGGGATGATGATGGAGATGGGGATGACGAGGGAGATAGTGAGGGAAGTGATTATGTTGCTGAGGGAGATGGTGCGGGAAGTGAAAATGAAGATGAGAACCTAGATAGTGAACCTGCTGATATTGTTGAAGAGAAAGATGATTTTGATGATTCAGATAACCAGGTAGATGAAGATAATATGATTTCTGATGTAGTGGTcgatatgcatgatttcaaaagttATGTGGACCATGTCAGAGACACAATATCAAGAACAATAATAGGTAAAATCACTGAATAA